The Colwellia sp. M166 genome segment CGAGACACTTGATGCCATAACAGTAGAGCCTTTACCTGCAGCACCCGTTATAACTATTCGTTCAAAATCTAAGCCTTTTTTTTCTACTGCGGCTTCATCGGTTATTTCTGCGGCACTTAAGCTTGAGCATATAGCTAAAGTTAATGTGCTCAATAGTAATTTTTTATATGTGAACTGTTGCATTTGGTCACCCCATGTTGCTTTTATAGTATGTTTTTAATTATTAAAATAGTTATGTTTTATACTGCAATCAACTTAATCGATTAAGCTTGATTATTATTTAAAATATGATTACTTTGCAAGCACTTTTTAAATTTTATTTATTTATTTTTATTATTTATTGATAACTAAGATGATTTTTAGATAGAGCAACTAGCAGCTATTGTTAGTTTATTAGCTGTAGATCAATTTTGAATAGCTATACGACTTAACTCCGTATATGCCTGGGGAGCTTATCCCTATAAAGTTCTTCTCCTATACCAGCTTATTGATTGCTTAAGCTGTTAACGAATAAAGGATATAAGTAAATTTTCACTTCTGCCCTTTATATTACATAGCCTTGCTAGCTTAGCTACGACGCTCAGCTAAATCACATTCAATTTGTGTTAATTGAGCACGGTCAATTTTATAGAAAAGTATCAACACGGCTCCCAGAAAAAAGAATACCGCGGGCAATATGTTAAACATATAACGAATACCTTCAATTGATTCAGGTGTTTGGGTTTGATTAGCAACAAAGCCAAATGCAGCAAGAATAAAACCCGGTAATGCACCACCTACAGCAGAGCCAAACTTCAATGAAAACATAGAAGCTGACACCGTTAAACCTGCACTATTGTTACCTGTTTTCCACTCTCCATACTCCACACAATCGGTATACATGGTGAATAATAAGGTGATTGCAATACCAAAGGTAATAATCCCTAGCGTGTGAACTATAGTCGTAAGTGCGACATTATCTGGTGAGATTGTAAAACCAAAAAATAATAATATTGCATGGAAGAAATTAGTAACAAACATTAATTTATGTTTCTCAAAGCGTGCGACTAGCATAGGGGTAATCAGGGCACCAAATAGCTGGCCTAGTAAACCACATGAAATAATAAATGTGGTTTGATCCATCCACAAAAACACATTGCTTCCGTCGTCATTCATATAGTATTTTGTGTAATAAGCGATTGACGCAAAACGTGCAACCAAGCCAACAACAACAAAAACCCCAGTGCCAACCAGTATCAACCAAGACTTGTTCTTCAGTAAAGTCGACAGATCATCCTTGATACTAGCCTCATGCTTTTTAGGCATTACTCTTTCTCTAGTAACTGCAAAGGTATACCAAAAAACGGCGACGGAAAGCACTGCAAATAAAATGATAGTTAAGCGAAAACCAAGTAGTTCATCACCACCACCTAAAAACTCAACTAAAGGTTTAGCGGAAGCTCCAACCACTAGCGACCCTATTGAAGCAAAAATAAATCTAAATTGTGCTGCTTTAGTCCGCTCGCCTGATTCAGGATGAATAACTGCCATGAGCCCTGAATAAGGAACATTAATCGCGGTATAAGCGAGCATGACCAATGAATAAGATACGTAGGCAAAAATTAATTTACCTGTGTCACCAAATTCAGGACCTAAAAATAAAAGGTAACCAAGCAATGCATAAGGAATTGCCATCCAAAGCAAGTAAGGTCGGTACTTGCCCCACTTAGTGGTTGTGCGATCTGCAAGTAAGCCCATAGCAGGATCACTAATGGCATCAATTACTTTTGTCACCAATAACATGCTTGCCGCAGCAGCAGCAGAAATACCGTACACATCCGTGTAATAATAAAGCAGGAACAGCGCAAAGAACCCCATATAGAAGTTTGAAGCCATATCCCCCATGCCATAACCTACCTTTTCTTTAAAAGATAATGGCTCCGTATTAAATCTTGTTTTCATAATTATAATTCCCCCAAACTACACCCTTAACACCAAACTAAACAACACTTTAAATAAAGGTTAACCACACAGTTAACGTTTTGTAGTGTGTATATTTGACCATGCAATACGATTGATTTTTTTTGTTGATGTTTTTTAAGCTAACTGAGCCACAAATTTAAAGCGCTTTATCAAATAAAGAGGCAAATGCATATAGACTCGCTACATCCTATTTATTTAATAAAGGGCTTTTAGCAAAATAATAGCTAAAAAATTAACACCGTATTCAATTCT includes the following:
- a CDS encoding MFS transporter; amino-acid sequence: MKTRFNTEPLSFKEKVGYGMGDMASNFYMGFFALFLLYYYTDVYGISAAAAASMLLVTKVIDAISDPAMGLLADRTTTKWGKYRPYLLWMAIPYALLGYLLFLGPEFGDTGKLIFAYVSYSLVMLAYTAINVPYSGLMAVIHPESGERTKAAQFRFIFASIGSLVVGASAKPLVEFLGGGDELLGFRLTIILFAVLSVAVFWYTFAVTRERVMPKKHEASIKDDLSTLLKNKSWLILVGTGVFVVVGLVARFASIAYYTKYYMNDDGSNVFLWMDQTTFIISCGLLGQLFGALITPMLVARFEKHKLMFVTNFFHAILLFFGFTISPDNVALTTIVHTLGIITFGIAITLLFTMYTDCVEYGEWKTGNNSAGLTVSASMFSLKFGSAVGGALPGFILAAFGFVANQTQTPESIEGIRYMFNILPAVFFFLGAVLILFYKIDRAQLTQIECDLAERRS